One Ignavibacteria bacterium genomic window, CCCAGAATCCCGGTGTGATGCATGCCTGCGGTCACGATACCCATACAACCATGCTCCTCACGGCAGCTCGCGTTCTCAAAGCCAACGAATCCAGCCTCAACGGTGTAGTAAAGTTGCTCTTTCAGCCGGGCGAAGAAAAAACGCCGGGTGGAGCAAGCATCATGATCGAGCAAGGGGCGTTGCAGAACCCAACGCCGGAGATCATCTTTGGTCAGCACATCGATCCCGATGCCACCTTCGGGAATGTATCGTTCGTTGCCGGTCCAATGCTGGCATCTGCTGATGAACTCTATTGGACGATCAAAGGCTTTGGAGCACATGCAGCTCAGCCACATAAGGGCAAGGATCCGATCATGGCTGCAACAGGCCTTGTCCAGCACCTTCAGAACTTGGTCACGAAGAATCGGAATCCCCTCTTACCCGGCGTGATGACCATCACCAGCATCCATGGCGGCTCAGCCACGAACATCATCCCAGATGTGGTAGAGATGAAGGGAACGCTCCGATCATTCGATGCACAATGGCGCAAGGATGCATGGACCTATCTCGAAGAACAAACTCGACTGTACTGTGCGTTGCACGGATGTGAAGGCACTATTGAGATCCACAAAGGATATCCACCTCTCGTGAATGATGCTGGCGCTGTTGACTTTGCCCGAGAAGTTGCCGCCACAGTTCTTGATGCGTCAAAGATCTCCGACTTCGAACCAAAGATGTGGGCCGAAGACTTCTCGTTCTACACCGAACACATGCCTGCATGTTTTTGGATGCTTGGCGGAAGACCTGCGGCACTCGAAACAATGCCCGGACTTCACAACCCACGTTTCGCTCCTGAGGAAGAAGCAATGATCACCGGGGCAGCACTACTTGTGGAGACTGCTACGCAGTATCTCAATAAGGTTTAGTCGACTACCCAGTCAGAACCTGGAGCCATTCCGCTCCAGCGATCATGAGTGTGAATGCGATTACAAGTACCATGAGAACGATCGGACTCAAGGTTGGACGTTGAGTAGGTAGACTCTGAATGAATCGAAGCGCAAGCATCGGCACAACGACCAACGCTAACACAGAGATCGGTAAATAGATAAGAAATCGATTGAGAATAAGTGGCTCTACCCCTCGGAGCAAGGTGTACAAGAACTGAGCGAGAGCGAAGCCTGCTAACGCATAACATAGGAAGATCGTACCAGCAATGAAGGCCTTCTTCCATGAACTGACACCTCGACTCAACCAATAGCTAGATGATGACACGACGATGATGAGTACGGAAGTGTCTGGGGGAGTGTCGATCCAGCTCAAGCCATACCTTGACGGACGATGCGATCAAGGCATATGCGATCGATAATCCTATGACCAACACGATACCTTGCCACGAGACAGTCGACGTCTGATATCGCTGTATCGACACCTTCATCGGTTCATCATCTGATGCCATGATAAGCCCCTTATTTAGAACCGATAGCCAACCGAGAACTGCGTTACGTTAACATTGACGTCTCCGTCCATTGGCGTGGAGATCGAAGAAAGTCCACGAAGGTATCGGAGATCGAACTGCAATCCGAACGCTGGTTTCCATATGAGTCCAAGGGCAGCGAAGCCTTGTCCGTCAGTGCTTGTAGAGTTATCCGTGCTCAGGAAATGCGTGTACTGCGGTCCAACCTCAAGCATGAGTTTCAGTGGTAGGCCGATACGCAGCAGAACGGGAATATTGAGCGATGTGGTGTTTACATCAAGGCGTTGTTCACCTTGGATCAGAGTGAACGAGCGTTGATCGATGGTGAGCTCGGTAGCCAAGGCAAGCATATCGAACAAACCGAATTGCACGAATGCACCGGCTTGCCAACCAAAATTGTCTTCACTTTCGATGCCGGCAGAGAGACTGTTCGGGAAGGCGTGGTTAACACCCGCCTTTACACCGAACTCAAAGAGACTTTGTGCTTGAAGCCCCAGAGCGGAGAGGCCGAGGATGAAGACGGTGGCGAGGATGCGCATGTTCATTGCTTATTCGTGATCGAATGGTTGTGCAATGATACGGATCAGTGTTTCACGCCAAACCGTCAGCTATCGATGATGCGCGCAGAGTGAAGATCGTTACCTCGGGCGGAATGCCGATCCGAAGAGGCGGACCAACTGTTCCTATTCCCCTATTGACGTAGAGCAGTTGTTCACCAGCTCCGTAGAGTCCGGCCCATTGTTTGTACACGTATTGTGCCGGACTCCATTCAAAGCCCAGAAGCTGTACGCCGAACTGACCGCCGTGGGTATGCCCGGACAGCATCACATCAACGTTGGTTGCACCTACGATTGCTTTGTCCCAATACGTTGGGTCGTGCGCCAAGAGGATCGTTGCCTCATCTTCCAACACACCGTTTAGTGCCCTGTCGATCTTTGCAAAGGACTGCTTGAACCCCGTGTTATCTGTACCGGCGATGATCAGCGATGAGCCACCGTCTACGATGCGTCGGTTCTCATTCACCAGCAGATCAACACCAACACCCCGAATGGTCTTTACAAGTTCAGCATGTTCCTGCGGGGTGTTGTAGTGATCGTGATTTCCCAGTGAAGCAAATACGCCGTAAGGGGCTTTGAGCTGTGCAAGTTCACGAGCGATCACCGACATCTCACTCGGCTTTGCGTTGACAAAGTCTCCGGTGATGACGATCGCATCGGGTTTCAAGACATCGAGGATACGCCGCACTTCTTCGAACGGGCGGTGGTCGGGAAACGACCCGGCATGGATGTCGGAGATCTGTGCAATCCGCATCCCGTCAAACGCTCGCGGAAGCTTGCGGATGTTCAGATCCAGGCTAACGGTTTGAAAATCATACAGGGTGCGCCACATGCCGTTACCGACCATCACGTAGGGCACGGCAGAAAGCGACCAGGCGGAGTTCGCAAGGAAGGTGCGGCGGGCGGGGTCTGTCCCTCGACTACGCTCGGGATGATTTTCTGCCTCGCTGTGAGGGCGAGGCGTGGCCTCGCTGTGAGGGCGAGGCGTGGCCTCGCCCCTACGCTCCGGCCGGCGGAACAACCGCGCAAAGCCGCGCATGATGTCCCGCACGAAGAGGACGGGTGCAATGCCGAGTTTGGGGAGGTACCAAAATGTGGAGATGCCCAAGAGGACAACGTCCAGTCCGTCGAGTCTGAAGAAGTTGCGCCGGCTCACGGCAACAACGTAGAGTGTGATCATCACGGCGGCAACGATCCACATGGATCTGTGCCAGCCCGGATTCATTCCCTTGCGGCGCACGTATGCCGTCCAATGTCCAAGAACGTAGACATCGAGCAACAAAAAGACAGCGCCGAGAATGACGCTGAAGAGCAAGACATTTGGTTGATTGTTCATTCGCCTTCGGGGGTTCTCACCTCGAGGAAGAGTGCTTCGGCATCGGCCACGACATGACTTTGATCATTCGTTGCTCGTACCTCTCCAAAGACGTATTTCTTGCGTCCTTGTTGGGAGCCGATCCACGATCGCACCTCGTATTCTTCGCCCAAGAGCATTGGCCTGCGAAAGTTGACGGCCAATCGGGCTGTTGGAGCGCGAATTCCCACTGAGCTAAGTGCCTTCCCCATTGTTTCGTCGAGCAACAACGAAACAAAACCACCATGCGTGGTGCCCATAGAACCATGCATCCGTTCATCTGGACGCAGCCATGTTCGCATCACACCGTCCTTGAGATCTCGAACAAAGGAGAGTCGGAGGGAAAACGGATTCGCTACTCCGCAGCCAATGCAGTGATTGTCTCGCCGTGGCCGGATGATCTCGATCGCTCCCTCTAGGTGCAGCGGCATAAGTGGCACTCGTTCTCGACCATTGTCACCCAGATAGGCATAGAAGGGGCCCCATGGCTCGATGTGTTTAGCGATCTCCGTGGCAACGTGCGGTACAACTCGCCCCCTATCACCGATGGGTGACCAATGATAGAGCACACCATCTTCCGAATACGACAATCGATCTGGATGGAAGGGTGTGGAAAGAGAATATCCGTAATACAGTCGCGAACCGTCGAACCCCGTGTACACAATAGGAGTATCAGCCGGACGCAGATAGTTCATCTCATCGCCGCAGCGGCATACGTATGGATACTCCGGATACTCCGGGTTGGCAGTTGGTGCAAGACGTCGAAAGAAGAAATCCAGGAACCACGGATCATCCTGCACTGCACCATCCAAGGTGAGCACACCACGATCGCTGAGGTCATAATAGAAGTCTCG contains:
- a CDS encoding amidohydrolase, with protein sequence MTTLEQVRALFPQMVETRRHIHRHPELSFHEFETSKFISQQLSDMGIEHSTIATTGIVAHIGSGSRCVALRADIDALPIVEETGLEYASQNPGVMHACGHDTHTTMLLTAARVLKANESSLNGVVKLLFQPGEEKTPGGASIMIEQGALQNPTPEIIFGQHIDPDATFGNVSFVAGPMLASADELYWTIKGFGAHAAQPHKGKDPIMAATGLVQHLQNLVTKNRNPLLPGVMTITSIHGGSATNIIPDVVEMKGTLRSFDAQWRKDAWTYLEEQTRLYCALHGCEGTIEIHKGYPPLVNDAGAVDFAREVAATVLDASKISDFEPKMWAEDFSFYTEHMPACFWMLGGRPAALETMPGLHNPRFAPEEEAMITGAALLVETATQYLNKV
- a CDS encoding porin family protein → MRILATVFILGLSALGLQAQSLFEFGVKAGVNHAFPNSLSAGIESEDNFGWQAGAFVQFGLFDMLALATELTIDQRSFTLIQGEQRLDVNTTSLNIPVLLRIGLPLKLMLEVGPQYTHFLSTDNSTSTDGQGFAALGLIWKPAFGLQFDLRYLRGLSSISTPMDGDVNVNVTQFSVGYRF
- a CDS encoding metallophosphoesterase translates to MNNQPNVLLFSVILGAVFLLLDVYVLGHWTAYVRRKGMNPGWHRSMWIVAAVMITLYVVAVSRRNFFRLDGLDVVLLGISTFWYLPKLGIAPVLFVRDIMRGFARLFRRPERRGEATPRPHSEATPRPHSEAENHPERSRGTDPARRTFLANSAWSLSAVPYVMVGNGMWRTLYDFQTVSLDLNIRKLPRAFDGMRIAQISDIHAGSFPDHRPFEEVRRILDVLKPDAIVITGDFVNAKPSEMSVIARELAQLKAPYGVFASLGNHDHYNTPQEHAELVKTIRGVGVDLLVNENRRIVDGGSSLIIAGTDNTGFKQSFAKIDRALNGVLEDEATILLAHDPTYWDKAIVGATNVDVMLSGHTHGGQFGVQLLGFEWSPAQYVYKQWAGLYGAGEQLLYVNRGIGTVGPPLRIGIPPEVTIFTLRASSIADGLA
- a CDS encoding DUF4505 family protein, which translates into the protein MMRDFYYDLSDRGVLTLDGAVQDDPWFLDFFFRRLAPTANPEYPEYPYVCRCGDEMNYLRPADTPIVYTGFDGSRLYYGYSLSTPFHPDRLSYSEDGVLYHWSPIGDRGRVVPHVATEIAKHIEPWGPFYAYLGDNGRERVPLMPLHLEGAIEIIRPRRDNHCIGCGVANPFSLRLSFVRDLKDGVMRTWLRPDERMHGSMGTTHGGFVSLLLDETMGKALSSVGIRAPTARLAVNFRRPMLLGEEYEVRSWIGSQQGRKKYVFGEVRATNDQSHVVADAEALFLEVRTPEGE